The Haloimpatiens massiliensis genome contains a region encoding:
- the fabZ gene encoding 3-hydroxyacyl-ACP dehydratase FabZ, whose translation METISRSLNIKEIMEIIPHRYPFLLVDKIEELEPGIKAVGYKNVTMNEYFFQGHFPGEPVMPGVLIIEALAQVGAVALLSLEEYKGKIGYFGGINKARFRRKVVPGDVLKLEVEIIKRKGPMGIGKAVATVNGEKAAEGELTFAIG comes from the coding sequence ATGGAAACTATAAGTAGGAGTCTTAATATAAAAGAAATAATGGAAATAATACCTCACAGATATCCATTTTTATTAGTGGATAAAATAGAAGAATTGGAACCAGGAATTAAAGCAGTAGGATATAAAAATGTCACCATGAATGAATATTTTTTTCAAGGACATTTTCCAGGTGAACCTGTTATGCCGGGAGTTTTAATAATAGAAGCATTGGCGCAGGTGGGAGCAGTAGCCCTTTTAAGTTTAGAAGAGTATAAAGGAAAGATAGGTTATTTCGGTGGAATAAATAAGGCTAGATTTAGAAGAAAAGTGGTACCGGGAGATGTACTTAAACTAGAAGTGGAAATAATAAAAAGAAAAGGCCCTATGGGAATAGGAAAAGCAGTAGCTACAGTAAATGGGGAAAAGGCAGCAGAAGGAGAGCTTACTTTTGCTATAGGCTAG
- the fabG gene encoding 3-oxoacyl-[acyl-carrier-protein] reductase, which yields MLKGKNAIVTGASRGIGRAIALKLAEKGVNIVINYRSNKEKAEELVKEIEAKGVKALAIEGDVSIFSEAESMVNTAFEQLGSVDILVNNAGITKDTLILRMKEEEFDKVIEVNLKGAFNCLKHASKIMMKQRSGKIINISSVVGLVGNQGQINYAAAKAGIIGMTKSAAKELASRGINVNAVAPGFISTDMTAVLSEKVKEGAVNTIPLKRLGNPEDVANAVTFLASDEAEYITGQVINVDGGMVM from the coding sequence GTGTTAAAAGGCAAGAATGCTATAGTAACAGGAGCTAGCAGAGGAATAGGAAGAGCAATAGCTTTAAAGCTGGCTGAAAAAGGAGTTAATATAGTTATAAATTATAGAAGTAATAAAGAAAAAGCGGAAGAGTTAGTAAAAGAAATAGAAGCCAAAGGAGTAAAGGCTTTAGCTATAGAAGGAGATGTGAGCATTTTTTCAGAGGCAGAAAGTATGGTAAATACAGCTTTTGAACAGTTGGGTTCAGTAGATATTCTTGTAAATAATGCAGGAATAACTAAGGATACTTTAATACTTAGAATGAAGGAAGAAGAGTTTGATAAAGTAATAGAAGTAAATCTTAAAGGGGCTTTTAACTGTTTAAAACATGCCAGCAAGATAATGATGAAGCAAAGAAGTGGAAAAATAATAAACATATCCTCTGTAGTTGGTCTTGTGGGAAATCAAGGACAAATAAACTATGCAGCAGCTAAAGCAGGAATTATAGGTATGACTAAATCTGCGGCTAAGGAACTAGCTTCAAGAGGCATAAATGTAAATGCAGTGGCTCCAGGGTTTATAAGCACAGATATGACAGCGGTATTATCTGAAAAGGTTAAAGAAGGAGCTGTAAATACTATTCCACTAAAGAGATTAGGAAATCCAGAAGATGTAGCTAATGCAGTGACATTTTTAGCTAGTGATGAGGCAGAGTATATAACAGGTCAGGTTATAAATGTAGATGGCGGAATGGTTATGTAG
- the accB gene encoding acetyl-CoA carboxylase biotin carboxyl carrier protein, with amino-acid sequence MNYKEICDLINTVSESKLTSFEIEIDGIHLKMGKEEKVLVEENNSKLISHNISANNKKENSFKKEVALEREVQVETEKELKQQDDKNIDIVKSPIVGTFYAAPSPDKDDFVNIGSVVKKGETLCIIEAMKLMNDIEAEVDGEIVDILVKNEDMVEYGQPLFKIRKR; translated from the coding sequence ATGAATTACAAAGAAATATGTGATTTGATAAATACTGTTAGTGAGTCAAAGCTTACTTCTTTTGAAATAGAGATAGATGGAATACATCTAAAAATGGGTAAAGAAGAAAAGGTATTAGTAGAAGAAAATAATTCTAAGTTAATATCACATAATATATCAGCAAACAATAAAAAAGAAAATTCTTTTAAGAAGGAAGTTGCATTAGAAAGGGAAGTTCAGGTAGAAACAGAGAAAGAATTAAAACAGCAGGATGATAAAAATATAGATATTGTTAAATCACCTATAGTAGGTACTTTTTATGCAGCACCATCTCCAGATAAGGATGACTTTGTAAATATAGGTTCAGTGGTTAAAAAGGGAGAAACACTATGTATAATAGAGGCTATGAAGCTTATGAATGATATAGAAGCGGAAGTAGATGGGGAAATAGTGGATATTCTTGTGAAAAATGAAGACATGGTAGAATATGGTCAACCACTTTTTAAAATAAGAAAAAGGTAA
- the fabF gene encoding beta-ketoacyl-ACP synthase II, whose amino-acid sequence MKRAVVVTGVGAITPVGNDVDTFWNNIKNGVSGIDFIKGFDASDQKVKVAAEVKDFDPKDYMDRREAKRMDRYCQLAMVAAEEAVKDSGLDLEKVNKERVGVLVGSGVGGILTLEGEHKKLLEKGPSRVSPFMIPMLIGNMAAGNIAIKFGAKGPCTTVVTACATGTNAIGDAFRLIEHGYADVVIAGGSEGSITPLTVAGFASLTALSKSEDPKRASIPFDKERDGFVIGEGAGIVVLESLEHAKNRGAKIYAEMKGYSMTCDAYHITSPAPDGEGGARAMKLAIEDAGIREEDIDYINAHGTSTPYNDKFETAAIKNVFKERAYNIPVSSTKSMTGHLLGAAGAVEAIICIKAVQEGFIPPTVGYKVKDEECDLDYVPNVGRKEDITYALSNSLGFGGHNATIIIKKWDDK is encoded by the coding sequence ATGAAGAGAGCAGTAGTTGTTACAGGAGTAGGAGCAATTACTCCTGTAGGTAATGATGTAGATACATTTTGGAATAATATAAAAAATGGAGTGTCAGGAATAGATTTTATAAAGGGATTTGATGCTAGTGATCAAAAGGTAAAGGTTGCAGCAGAAGTTAAAGATTTTGATCCTAAAGATTACATGGATAGAAGAGAAGCTAAGAGAATGGATAGATATTGTCAGCTAGCTATGGTAGCTGCAGAAGAGGCAGTAAAGGATTCAGGATTAGATTTAGAAAAAGTAAATAAGGAAAGAGTCGGGGTTTTAGTAGGTTCAGGAGTAGGTGGAATACTTACATTGGAAGGGGAGCATAAAAAGCTTTTAGAAAAAGGACCTTCTAGGGTGTCACCTTTTATGATACCTATGTTAATAGGAAATATGGCTGCAGGAAATATAGCTATAAAATTTGGAGCTAAAGGTCCATGCACTACTGTAGTTACAGCTTGTGCCACAGGTACTAATGCCATAGGAGATGCTTTCAGACTTATAGAGCATGGCTATGCGGATGTAGTAATAGCAGGGGGAAGTGAAGGGTCCATAACGCCTCTTACAGTGGCAGGTTTTGCGTCACTTACTGCTCTAAGTAAAAGTGAAGATCCTAAGAGAGCATCTATTCCTTTTGATAAAGAGAGAGATGGATTTGTAATTGGTGAGGGAGCTGGAATTGTTGTATTGGAATCACTAGAGCATGCTAAAAATAGAGGTGCTAAAATATACGCTGAAATGAAAGGTTATAGTATGACTTGTGATGCATATCATATAACTTCACCAGCACCAGATGGAGAAGGTGGCGCTAGAGCTATGAAGCTTGCTATAGAAGATGCAGGAATAAGAGAAGAGGACATAGATTATATAAATGCTCATGGAACAAGTACACCATATAATGATAAATTTGAAACAGCAGCTATAAAGAATGTATTTAAAGAGAGGGCTTATAATATACCTGTAAGTTCAACAAAATCTATGACAGGACACCTTTTAGGCGCTGCAGGTGCAGTAGAAGCTATAATTTGCATAAAGGCTGTACAAGAGGGATTTATACCTCCAACTGTGGGCTACAAGGTAAAAGATGAAGAATGTGATCTTGATTATGTTCCTAATGTAGGAAGAAAAGAAGATATAACTTATGCATTATCCAATTCACTTGGATTTGGAGGTCATAATGCAACTATAATAATAAAGAAATGGGATGACAAATAG